In a single window of the Terriglobus roseus genome:
- a CDS encoding polysaccharide biosynthesis/export family protein, translating into MAKLPSSRRKLACATAVVAAVSFSFPLQSQNMQNGMVNAGIIESSSPGTKNSSVGRSGMTVSPEDFEKLKLAPGYLLQMEIYDTPEMSREMRIDAQGNVTVPLLGSIHLADKTLAEAESMLSKELVQQKILIGPQVTLNVIEFTGKNISVLGEVRSPGRVQLLGPKPLADVLALAAGETDVAGNDIEIQHPAEEGGTTTRHVDYVRGKESNVLQTTVIEPGDTVIVHKSGIVYVLGAVNRPGGYLMVDGGSLNVTQAVSLAGGTTLQAGTRWATVVRPKGDSYTQIRVPLNKMQKGNAEQVLLQRNDVLYVPLSGWKVAVSNGSSVLSAATSASIYRAP; encoded by the coding sequence ATGGCGAAACTCCCCAGTTCCAGGCGTAAGCTCGCGTGCGCGACTGCGGTGGTCGCTGCGGTTTCGTTCTCATTTCCACTGCAGTCCCAGAACATGCAGAACGGAATGGTGAACGCGGGAATCATCGAAAGCTCAAGCCCAGGAACGAAGAACTCCTCGGTTGGCCGCAGCGGCATGACGGTGTCTCCGGAGGACTTTGAGAAGCTGAAGCTTGCACCCGGTTACCTCTTGCAGATGGAGATATATGACACGCCAGAGATGTCTCGCGAGATGCGCATCGACGCGCAGGGCAATGTAACCGTCCCACTGCTCGGCAGCATTCATCTCGCCGACAAGACCCTGGCCGAAGCCGAATCGATGTTGTCGAAAGAGCTTGTGCAGCAAAAGATCCTGATCGGACCCCAGGTGACGCTGAACGTTATCGAATTCACAGGCAAGAACATCTCGGTACTAGGCGAGGTACGTAGTCCGGGGCGGGTCCAGCTGCTTGGTCCTAAGCCTTTAGCAGACGTGCTGGCCCTGGCCGCGGGAGAGACAGACGTTGCCGGTAACGATATCGAGATCCAGCATCCTGCCGAGGAAGGCGGAACCACCACACGCCACGTGGATTACGTCCGCGGCAAGGAGAGCAACGTACTGCAGACTACGGTGATCGAGCCAGGTGACACGGTCATCGTGCACAAGTCCGGCATTGTGTACGTGTTGGGCGCGGTGAATCGGCCGGGTGGCTACCTGATGGTCGATGGCGGATCGCTAAATGTGACTCAGGCGGTCTCGTTGGCTGGCGGCACGACGTTGCAAGCGGGGACGCGCTGGGCGACGGTGGTGCGACCGAAGGGCGACAGCTACACCCAAATCCGCGTGCCACTGAACAAGATGCAGAAGGGCAACGCAGAGCAGGTGCTACTCCAGCGTAACGATGTGCTCTATGTGCCGTTGAGCGGCTGGAAGGTCGCCGTTAGCAATGGCTCCAGTGTTCTGAGCGCAGCGACTTCGGCCTCGATCTATCGCGCACCCTAA
- a CDS encoding glycosyltransferase family 2 protein: MMTYTEEHTMPWSRAIAPYRIAVLVTCHNRCELTLMALRSLHQQQGIDDVEMKVFLVDDGSTDGTADAVRKLFPEVCILQGCGNLFWNGGMRTAFAEALKGDFDAYLWFNDDTILYRDAMSRVVACAREASAHGKPAIVAGSTVSPATGEHSYGGFQLHAHGLVLEFEKIKPHTYEVMRCDTVNGNFTLIPREVAKSVGNIEPGFRHQFGDVDYGLRAKRMGFDLMVAPGYVGQCTVGNPEGTWKDASAPMRKRWKNLMSPKGVPFTEWLLFTRRHYGWRWMHYALSPYARTLVSSLVTHR; the protein is encoded by the coding sequence ATGATGACCTACACCGAAGAACACACCATGCCGTGGTCCAGGGCAATCGCACCTTACCGGATCGCTGTCCTGGTGACCTGCCACAACCGCTGCGAACTTACATTGATGGCGCTCCGTTCGCTGCATCAGCAGCAGGGCATCGATGACGTCGAGATGAAAGTCTTCCTGGTGGACGACGGCAGCACCGACGGCACGGCAGACGCAGTACGGAAGCTGTTTCCTGAGGTTTGCATTCTGCAGGGTTGCGGCAATCTTTTCTGGAATGGTGGTATGCGGACGGCGTTTGCCGAAGCGCTGAAAGGGGACTTTGACGCTTACCTGTGGTTCAACGATGACACCATTCTTTACCGCGACGCGATGTCTCGTGTGGTTGCATGCGCACGCGAAGCCAGCGCTCATGGCAAGCCGGCCATCGTGGCGGGTAGCACCGTTAGCCCGGCCACAGGCGAGCACAGTTACGGAGGATTCCAATTGCATGCCCACGGCTTGGTCTTGGAGTTTGAGAAGATCAAGCCACACACCTACGAAGTGATGCGCTGTGACACTGTCAACGGCAACTTCACGCTGATTCCGCGCGAAGTGGCGAAGTCCGTGGGGAACATTGAACCGGGCTTCCGGCACCAGTTTGGAGACGTGGATTACGGCTTGCGCGCAAAGCGGATGGGATTCGATCTGATGGTAGCTCCGGGATACGTAGGGCAGTGCACTGTCGGCAATCCCGAAGGCACATGGAAGGACGCGAGTGCTCCTATGCGCAAGCGCTGGAAAAATCTGATGTCGCCAAAGGGCGTGCCTTTCACGGAATGGTTGCTCTTCACACGTCGCCACTACGGCTGGCGTTGGATGCACTACGCGCTGTCACCCTATGCAAGAACACTTGTATCGAGTCTGGTTACCCATCGGTGA
- a CDS encoding glycosyltransferase, giving the protein MRLLVLYQADDPATDHPGYYDGFERLVYEGKLAMHRGLGYVGIARREGWQAVWDKACAAAKEMKADAIFLHFFHVSMPDPSGGIRRLKQLPGRPIVFCSLGDPYGRWTRRVPRAFQSASALCDLTFLTGMGYLAQQLISNGSQNLVLMPHGCCQVRFAAPPPEPAKQPEFDVLFVGNRMQSRDPLSHFYWVAKKRVAFVEALTNCYGPRFGLFGKGWEGNASWQGYAPFLQQQQIYQRSAVVLGGTPNAYYDFYASDRPFIAAASGVPLVDYHVPGVERLLEPGRDWWLAHNVKETVGLCDELLQLSLEARHAIAGVSRARILAEHTQYSRCREMTSIVSDVQTARRQGGTAPRPELSFLRQATGGSLAEPVMAWVS; this is encoded by the coding sequence ATGAGATTGTTGGTCCTTTACCAGGCGGATGATCCCGCCACAGATCATCCCGGGTATTATGACGGCTTCGAGCGTCTCGTATATGAAGGAAAACTTGCGATGCATCGTGGACTCGGCTACGTAGGCATCGCAAGACGCGAGGGCTGGCAGGCGGTATGGGATAAGGCGTGCGCTGCCGCAAAGGAGATGAAGGCAGACGCTATCTTTCTGCATTTTTTCCACGTGTCCATGCCCGACCCAAGCGGGGGAATTCGGCGACTGAAGCAGCTACCGGGTCGACCAATCGTGTTCTGCAGTTTGGGCGATCCGTATGGTCGCTGGACGCGGCGTGTTCCGCGGGCTTTCCAGTCTGCAAGTGCGCTTTGTGATCTCACGTTTCTGACTGGCATGGGCTACCTCGCCCAGCAGCTTATTTCGAACGGTAGTCAGAACCTGGTGCTAATGCCACACGGCTGCTGCCAGGTGCGATTCGCCGCGCCGCCTCCGGAGCCAGCGAAGCAGCCTGAGTTCGATGTACTGTTTGTGGGCAACCGCATGCAGTCTCGCGATCCGTTAAGCCATTTCTATTGGGTGGCGAAGAAGCGAGTCGCCTTTGTCGAAGCGCTGACCAACTGCTACGGACCGCGCTTCGGTCTTTTCGGCAAAGGGTGGGAGGGCAACGCTTCGTGGCAGGGATACGCGCCCTTTTTACAGCAGCAGCAGATCTATCAGCGGTCAGCAGTGGTGCTGGGTGGAACGCCCAATGCCTACTACGACTTCTATGCGTCGGACCGCCCTTTCATTGCAGCGGCATCCGGCGTCCCGTTGGTGGACTATCACGTGCCGGGCGTGGAGCGGCTGCTGGAGCCGGGCCGTGACTGGTGGCTCGCTCACAACGTCAAAGAAACCGTCGGGCTCTGTGATGAGTTGCTGCAACTTTCGCTGGAAGCGCGGCACGCTATCGCCGGTGTGTCGCGGGCCCGCATCCTGGCGGAACACACACAGTACAGCCGGTGCCGTGAGATGACTTCAATCGTGAGTGACGTGCAGACAGCGCGGCGACAGGGCGGCACCGCCCCCCGTCCCGAACTTTCGTTCTTGCGGCAGGCTACAGGCGGGAGCCTGGCCGAGCCTGTGATGGCCTGGGTGAGCTGA
- a CDS encoding lipopolysaccharide biosynthesis protein — MGSNSRESLLRWSYISTLSTASLQLIAATVITRFLKPSDYGLAAMAMVCSNLASYFTQLGMDRAIIQRPDLTEGNIQAALTASLATGLVGFTGLAAASHGLALYFREPRLPGIIIAFGLNLLFQSFAMIAGGLLRRELQIRKLAICDIAAYLLSTFGLGLPLAMKGYGVWALVASNVSQTLFAAIGYYIARRHSVRLTFVRENFRDITGFGAKVSVTTMVEALSGSADTLVLGRLVSPQVLGLYNRSLTLSMQPIYALSTGLSRVFHPSIARAAERTLAECRSMLQSSEQQLMGVILPVCIGAAVAAPTLIPAIFGRQWAGSIPVYQALCIDAALDASFHLPTIQLEVLSRFRAKLIVQVLYGMVLAASAVVAAPRGIVMVAYVFVVLQFLRTLWLHWLSARSLGTSLFKLLNSWVPGALCGAIVGGVVYTLQTSISRFRPDTPLLFRLLLLIFAGLAVGTLLYRMFFYDSMFQPWASVFGGVRGRTAVVQIQEEVGVA; from the coding sequence ATGGGCAGTAACAGCAGGGAATCCCTCCTTCGATGGAGTTACATCTCGACGCTCTCCACGGCCTCACTGCAATTGATTGCTGCAACCGTGATCACGCGCTTCCTCAAGCCGAGTGACTATGGCCTGGCAGCGATGGCGATGGTCTGCTCGAATCTGGCGTCGTACTTCACCCAACTCGGCATGGATCGTGCCATCATACAGCGGCCGGACCTTACGGAAGGGAACATCCAAGCCGCACTCACAGCAAGCCTGGCTACAGGGCTGGTCGGCTTCACTGGTCTCGCCGCGGCATCGCACGGGTTGGCACTCTACTTCCGCGAGCCGAGACTTCCGGGCATCATCATTGCCTTCGGCTTGAACCTGCTGTTCCAATCGTTTGCGATGATTGCCGGTGGTCTGCTGCGGCGTGAACTGCAGATCCGCAAGCTCGCCATCTGTGACATCGCGGCCTATCTACTTTCAACGTTTGGTCTAGGCTTACCGCTGGCGATGAAAGGCTATGGCGTGTGGGCGCTGGTGGCGAGTAATGTTTCGCAGACGCTGTTCGCAGCCATTGGCTATTACATTGCGCGGCGTCACTCGGTGCGGCTAACGTTCGTCCGCGAAAACTTCCGGGATATCACCGGGTTCGGCGCAAAGGTTTCTGTCACTACGATGGTTGAGGCACTGAGTGGCTCCGCCGACACACTGGTTCTTGGCCGCTTGGTGAGCCCGCAAGTGCTGGGACTTTATAACCGCAGCCTTACGCTGAGTATGCAACCTATCTACGCGCTTTCGACGGGACTCTCGCGTGTGTTTCATCCATCGATTGCGCGCGCCGCGGAGCGTACGCTGGCCGAGTGCCGCAGTATGTTGCAGAGTAGCGAGCAGCAGTTAATGGGGGTAATCCTGCCAGTGTGCATCGGAGCTGCGGTGGCCGCCCCTACGCTGATCCCTGCCATCTTCGGCAGGCAGTGGGCAGGCAGCATACCGGTTTACCAGGCGCTTTGTATCGATGCGGCGTTGGATGCGAGCTTTCACCTGCCGACGATTCAACTCGAAGTGCTGAGTCGGTTTCGGGCGAAGTTGATCGTTCAGGTGCTCTACGGAATGGTCCTTGCAGCTTCTGCGGTGGTTGCCGCTCCGCGCGGGATCGTGATGGTCGCGTACGTCTTCGTTGTACTGCAGTTCTTGCGCACGCTTTGGCTGCACTGGCTCAGTGCGCGTTCGCTCGGAACGAGCCTCTTCAAACTGCTGAACTCCTGGGTACCTGGTGCGCTCTGCGGCGCGATAGTCGGTGGAGTGGTCTATACACTGCAGACCAGCATCAGCCGCTTCCGCCCGGATACGCCGCTGCTGTTTCGTCTGCTGCTGCTGATCTTCGCGGGCCTGGCAGTTGGAACGTTGCTGTATCGGATGTTTTTCTACGACAGCATGTTCCAGCCGTGGGCGAGCGTCTTTGGAGGGGTTCGCGGCAGAACAGCGGTGGTGCAGATTCAAGAGGAAGTGGGTGTCGCATGA
- a CDS encoding O-antigen ligase family protein, with product MKQTFDKVFLFFFLAMTSGAVRRVLGGHGALQAGGSNSTAISGGNSDPLLLMFTVLLTSAAILGGFLKLRRIRTVLFSMAAIPALYLFAAMSILWTAGAIETVRACAYLMIYLVAAAYIAAELRPAELVRCTATSMVVLGLLSIPAQFTLPANGDFAPGWTGVFPQKNDLGAAMAIGVAALAAAGRKWTLSRIGALAVCVALLVLSQSFTAVVTAAIALIGVFYARSSGQIRMVLLVSLAGAAMIFAFTVSSLGDFFTSTTGKDLTFTGRTEIWSMVAAKILERPVLGYGYGAFWATQADSINQFSVWKPGQSHNGYLDICLNLGVSGLLLVLFLIAESLRRARRLRSEYRSRAGVWLLMVVLMLLVRNFAEASFLDLSLTWSTMLMAVFSARKAEYLAMTTAVTRRHRDRAIEILPPAAVLP from the coding sequence ATGAAGCAGACATTCGACAAAGTGTTCCTGTTCTTCTTCCTGGCAATGACCTCAGGAGCGGTGCGGCGCGTCCTTGGGGGGCACGGGGCTCTGCAGGCGGGTGGGAGTAACTCGACTGCAATCTCGGGCGGCAACTCGGATCCGCTACTGCTGATGTTTACGGTGCTTCTCACGAGCGCGGCGATCCTTGGGGGATTCCTCAAGCTTCGCCGGATTCGCACAGTCTTGTTCAGCATGGCCGCTATACCGGCGCTGTACCTGTTTGCAGCCATGTCCATACTATGGACCGCCGGCGCTATCGAGACGGTGCGCGCCTGCGCTTACCTGATGATCTACCTTGTCGCTGCTGCATACATCGCGGCAGAATTAAGACCGGCCGAACTGGTGCGATGTACTGCGACGAGCATGGTGGTGCTTGGTCTACTGAGCATCCCAGCGCAGTTCACACTCCCAGCTAACGGCGATTTTGCTCCGGGATGGACAGGCGTATTCCCACAAAAGAATGACCTGGGAGCAGCCATGGCGATCGGAGTCGCAGCGCTGGCTGCTGCAGGGCGCAAGTGGACGCTGTCTCGCATCGGCGCCCTCGCGGTATGCGTCGCGCTGCTGGTGCTTTCGCAATCGTTCACGGCAGTCGTGACTGCGGCAATCGCACTGATTGGTGTGTTCTATGCGCGATCCAGTGGCCAAATCCGCATGGTCTTGCTTGTTTCACTCGCCGGCGCCGCTATGATCTTTGCTTTCACCGTCAGCAGCCTTGGCGACTTCTTTACGAGCACCACGGGTAAAGACCTCACCTTCACAGGACGCACGGAGATTTGGTCGATGGTCGCAGCCAAGATTCTCGAGAGACCGGTGCTGGGTTATGGCTACGGCGCCTTCTGGGCAACGCAGGCAGATTCCATTAACCAGTTTTCAGTCTGGAAGCCTGGACAGTCGCATAACGGCTACTTGGACATCTGCCTGAACCTGGGGGTGTCTGGACTGCTGCTTGTTCTGTTTCTCATTGCAGAGTCGCTCCGCCGTGCCAGGCGCCTGCGGTCCGAGTATCGGAGCAGAGCTGGTGTCTGGCTCCTGATGGTCGTGCTGATGCTGCTGGTTCGCAACTTTGCAGAGGCGAGCTTCCTCGACCTTTCGCTTACCTGGAGCACGATGCTGATGGCCGTGTTTTCCGCGCGGAAGGCCGAGTATTTGGCAATGACGACTGCCGTTACACGGAGACACCGGGATCGAGCGATCGAGATTCTTCCACCCGCGGCCGTTTTGCCATAG
- a CDS encoding glycosyltransferase: MKRVLHVMDSLERSGMETMLLSSYAEWRRLGYECDVLATARSEGPAAELIRACGYAVFHIPFRSGHRFLPRMSFVREVYSLCRSGYDVVHIHSESAPLVVAPLAKLAGVPRIAVTPHNAFKFDGFLKARKRYERGFVRSLGGRYGMVSDGVRTCEWDRFRNPGVRTWNWIDVTHFRPATPEERAAARRSFDLPEDAFVTSSVGNCNSAKNHTAMLRALARLGSERQLIHLHVGREEANFPERATAAELGLAHVVKFAGSQLDPLPYLWASDAFLMPSLVEGLGLSAIEAVAAGVPLLCSNVEGLSDVAAETHWTVVTGTDEETIAEGLRMLMATPATVRAGRAREDSGRVRQRFSARSGVQTIVRELYERDTHVLPVQQESWIPL, translated from the coding sequence ATGAAACGAGTTCTGCATGTAATGGATAGTCTCGAGCGCTCGGGCATGGAGACTATGTTGCTGAGCAGTTACGCAGAGTGGCGGCGGCTGGGGTACGAGTGCGACGTACTGGCAACAGCGCGAAGTGAAGGACCGGCCGCGGAACTGATAAGGGCATGTGGCTACGCGGTGTTTCACATCCCGTTCCGCAGTGGCCATCGTTTCTTGCCGCGGATGAGCTTCGTGCGCGAAGTTTATTCCTTGTGCAGGTCGGGTTATGACGTGGTGCACATTCATTCCGAATCTGCTCCTTTGGTTGTGGCGCCGCTGGCGAAGCTTGCCGGAGTACCGCGCATTGCTGTAACGCCTCACAATGCCTTCAAGTTTGACGGATTCCTGAAGGCACGAAAGCGATACGAACGTGGCTTTGTGCGTAGCCTCGGGGGGCGCTATGGCATGGTGAGTGACGGCGTCAGAACGTGTGAGTGGGACAGATTCCGCAATCCGGGAGTGAGGACGTGGAACTGGATTGACGTTACGCATTTTCGCCCGGCGACGCCCGAAGAACGCGCGGCTGCGCGCAGGTCGTTTGACCTCCCGGAAGATGCATTTGTCACGTCATCGGTGGGCAATTGCAATTCTGCAAAGAATCATACGGCGATGCTTCGTGCGCTCGCGCGGTTGGGGTCTGAGAGGCAGTTGATCCACCTGCATGTAGGACGCGAAGAGGCAAACTTCCCGGAACGCGCGACCGCCGCGGAACTGGGACTTGCCCACGTAGTCAAGTTTGCCGGATCGCAGCTCGACCCGCTGCCGTACCTGTGGGCTTCGGATGCATTCCTGATGCCTTCGCTGGTGGAGGGGTTGGGGCTTTCGGCCATTGAGGCAGTTGCTGCTGGTGTGCCTCTGTTGTGCTCGAACGTAGAAGGCCTCAGCGATGTTGCAGCGGAGACACACTGGACTGTCGTGACCGGAACGGACGAGGAGACCATCGCCGAGGGTCTGCGTATGTTGATGGCTACGCCCGCAACCGTGCGAGCGGGCAGGGCCAGGGAGGATAGTGGCCGTGTGCGACAGCGCTTTTCTGCGCGCAGCGGTGTCCAAACCATCGTGCGCGAGCTCTACGAACGCGACACTCACGTGCTGCCAGTGCAGCAAGAAAGTTGGATCCCACTATGA
- a CDS encoding alpha-1,2-fucosyltransferase, which translates to MTKPSVLDLADERETATEVEAAPSLPKEGAWNRGRLIVNCDGGLGNQMFEYAAGLYFAREFSRTLEVLKPIAAHQQWNGYRRPFQLSEFCITAPVREAGILDRLLVSRSAKTRRLRGMLRSLLGAEALEEPQAYTWQPARIGTSLQRSAYLVGYWQAAAYVEAVAPQVREQFALKQPLKEHNLRFADKIRRLLCPVSVHVRMGDYTLIRHATGNEKTVSQVLSWEYYKRAIVALEAACDSSFTLVVFSDDPPKARELLGGIANCIFVEGNGPDTAQEEMMLMSLYRHHIIANSSFSWWGAWLNEKSDKRVFAPRFWGNTPDSYFPDLYPAGWETVQNL; encoded by the coding sequence ATGACGAAGCCCTCTGTACTTGATTTGGCGGACGAGAGGGAGACGGCGACTGAGGTAGAGGCTGCGCCATCGCTTCCGAAAGAAGGTGCTTGGAATCGAGGGCGGTTGATTGTGAACTGCGATGGCGGCCTGGGTAATCAGATGTTTGAATATGCTGCCGGCCTATACTTCGCGCGGGAGTTTTCTCGCACCTTGGAGGTGCTCAAACCAATCGCTGCGCACCAGCAGTGGAACGGATACAGGCGGCCGTTCCAGTTGAGCGAATTCTGTATAACTGCGCCCGTGCGCGAGGCCGGAATCCTCGACCGCCTATTGGTGTCGCGAAGCGCAAAGACGAGGCGCTTGCGCGGTATGCTCCGGTCATTGCTTGGCGCGGAGGCACTCGAGGAGCCACAAGCCTACACTTGGCAGCCGGCTCGCATTGGTACGTCCTTGCAGCGGAGTGCGTATCTCGTTGGGTACTGGCAGGCCGCTGCTTATGTTGAGGCAGTCGCGCCGCAAGTGCGTGAGCAGTTCGCGCTGAAACAGCCACTCAAGGAGCACAACCTCAGATTCGCCGATAAAATCCGCAGGCTGCTGTGTCCGGTTTCGGTGCACGTGCGCATGGGCGATTACACACTGATTCGGCACGCGACCGGGAATGAAAAGACAGTGAGCCAGGTGCTCTCGTGGGAGTACTACAAGCGTGCGATCGTTGCGCTGGAAGCGGCTTGCGACAGCAGCTTCACGTTAGTGGTTTTCTCTGACGATCCTCCGAAAGCACGCGAATTACTGGGCGGCATTGCTAATTGCATATTCGTCGAAGGCAATGGCCCGGACACCGCGCAGGAAGAGATGATGCTGATGTCGCTATACCGTCACCACATTATTGCCAACAGCAGTTTCTCTTGGTGGGGAGCTTGGCTGAACGAAAAGTCTGACAAGCGTGTCTTCGCACCACGCTTTTGGGGAAACACGCCGGATAGTTATTTTCCTGATCTCTACCCGGCAGGGTGGGAGACCGTGCAAAACCTATGA
- a CDS encoding glycosyltransferase family 4 protein encodes MIALCAPTDIHALARFCGQDTAGVAPGLGSTATTPLIIGLLQRGHSVTVYTLSENLENAETYRWGELTVHVGPCRTRHLARNYYRQEIDWLRERIERTAPPFVHAHWTYEFALGALRSGVRTVTTIHDLPWNVLRYYRDPHRVMRLLMAYEVAARGVRFTAVSQDAATHFCRYFKTGAEIAVIHNGLSSERFAAEIKPMAQSKGCTFATVLQGWSRRKNASVALYAFDRVRRAAPESRMLMFGYDYQPGGPAHRWAIKQKLNVGVTFVGPVPYEELLTRVSDHVDVLVHPSLDESFSMAALEAMALRKPVLAGVFTPGVREVLNYGEAGVLVNMRDPIELAAAMIQLGRSPEQRRRVGDAGYEHAASTYRLESTVSKYEALYRSMMQDSKLPTATEQLATEV; translated from the coding sequence ATGATCGCCCTTTGCGCTCCAACTGACATTCATGCTCTGGCAAGATTTTGCGGACAGGACACCGCGGGAGTCGCGCCCGGTCTTGGCAGTACTGCAACCACTCCGCTCATCATCGGGCTGCTGCAACGCGGGCATAGCGTCACGGTTTACACGCTAAGCGAAAACCTCGAGAACGCAGAGACGTATCGATGGGGAGAGCTGACGGTGCACGTTGGACCGTGCCGCACACGTCATTTGGCGAGGAACTACTATCGCCAAGAGATCGACTGGCTGCGAGAGAGGATTGAGCGCACAGCGCCACCGTTCGTGCATGCGCATTGGACCTATGAGTTCGCGCTGGGAGCTCTGCGGTCTGGTGTCAGGACTGTCACTACCATTCATGATCTGCCATGGAATGTCCTCCGTTACTATCGCGATCCGCATCGTGTGATGCGGTTGCTCATGGCATACGAGGTGGCGGCCCGCGGTGTGCGCTTCACGGCAGTTTCGCAGGATGCAGCGACACACTTTTGCCGTTACTTCAAAACAGGTGCGGAGATCGCCGTCATCCACAATGGGCTGTCGTCGGAAAGGTTCGCAGCTGAGATTAAACCTATGGCGCAGAGTAAGGGCTGTACCTTCGCCACTGTGCTGCAGGGATGGTCGAGACGCAAGAACGCATCCGTAGCCTTATACGCCTTCGATCGTGTCCGGCGTGCGGCGCCAGAATCTCGGATGTTGATGTTCGGCTATGACTACCAACCCGGAGGTCCGGCGCACCGCTGGGCGATCAAGCAGAAACTGAACGTTGGCGTAACGTTCGTCGGTCCCGTCCCTTACGAAGAATTGCTGACGCGCGTGAGCGACCACGTCGATGTATTGGTCCATCCGTCGCTGGATGAATCTTTTTCGATGGCCGCTTTAGAAGCGATGGCGTTGCGTAAACCGGTCCTTGCAGGTGTTTTCACGCCTGGTGTTCGAGAGGTTTTGAATTACGGCGAGGCAGGCGTCCTGGTGAACATGCGCGATCCCATTGAGCTTGCGGCAGCGATGATTCAACTCGGCCGCAGTCCGGAGCAGCGGCGGCGAGTGGGCGATGCCGGATACGAGCATGCCGCTTCAACCTACCGCCTGGAAAGCACGGTGTCCAAGTATGAAGCCTTGTACCGCAGCATGATGCAGGACTCGAAACTACCCACGGCCACAGAGCAGCTTGCTACGGAAGTCTAG